The Bacteroidota bacterium genome has a window encoding:
- a CDS encoding gliding motility-associated C-terminal domain-containing protein — protein sequence MNLRSRAGRVFRYLFQTFLVLLFAGMNNAVQAQFFWVEDFGDNGGICDSYSFANNYVTANGMWEVALIGVNDTAANDFFISAGEPGKPEGDCSSEGCWSTAIFESNRTLHVGNVTNSPNALIICPAGDCGALYDPGGFQNAVETKKRAQSPVIDCSSQNNVVLTFLYIENGDGATDNALVEYYDGTTWSVIGDMPKSTSCGGYSTWTRYTVALPTSADFNPNVRIGFTWVNDNGGVGLNPSFAVDSIALAGVPAPVADFEASDTLICVGDCIDFYDQSLNFPDAFTWNFFGGTPATSSSQNPTSVCFNAPGTYTIQLIVGNAAGSDTLTLANYIRVEPCVGPTADFSVSDSSVCERSCVDFTDQSVNGALSWLWLFPGGTPSTSTDPSPTGICYNTPGLYDVTLIVSNAFGADTLTKSGYMNIETCPLPVANFATFTPAICSNQCVDFFDQSQFTDTSTQWFWYFPGATPDTSTLRNPTNICYPQDGLYDVQLIVTNSYGSDTTLKYSFIQVESVPTAFVGPDTSMYYGSSYQLTAGGGVTYQWSPAAGLDSVNSATPIATPNETTIYTVQIGDGTGCTAVRQVLVEILFNNNYFVPNAFSPNGDGANDYLFVRGNNFFSMQFTVFDRWGEQVFETKTQEIGWDGTYKGKDAVSGVYTWVFKLFYADGKTVNQTGTVLLIR from the coding sequence ATGAACCTACGCTCCCGCGCAGGCAGGGTTTTCCGTTATCTCTTCCAGACCTTTCTGGTGCTGCTTTTTGCCGGCATGAACAACGCTGTGCAGGCACAGTTTTTCTGGGTAGAGGATTTCGGAGACAACGGCGGCATCTGCGACTCCTATTCGTTTGCGAACAATTACGTCACGGCAAATGGAATGTGGGAAGTGGCGCTGATCGGCGTCAACGATACTGCAGCCAACGACTTCTTCATCAGTGCGGGTGAACCCGGTAAACCGGAAGGCGACTGCAGTTCGGAAGGTTGTTGGAGCACAGCCATTTTCGAATCCAACCGAACCTTACACGTCGGCAACGTCACCAATTCTCCCAACGCCTTGATCATTTGTCCCGCGGGCGACTGCGGCGCACTCTACGATCCGGGTGGATTTCAGAATGCTGTTGAAACGAAAAAACGCGCCCAGTCGCCGGTCATCGATTGCAGCAGCCAGAACAACGTCGTGCTGACGTTCCTCTACATCGAGAACGGCGATGGCGCTACGGACAACGCGCTGGTTGAATACTACGACGGCACCACCTGGTCCGTCATCGGCGACATGCCCAAGTCCACGAGTTGTGGCGGTTATTCCACCTGGACGCGTTACACGGTCGCACTTCCTACTTCTGCCGATTTCAACCCGAACGTTCGTATAGGTTTCACCTGGGTGAATGACAACGGCGGAGTCGGCCTCAACCCTTCGTTCGCAGTCGACAGCATCGCACTGGCCGGTGTCCCGGCCCCGGTCGCCGACTTTGAAGCCAGCGATACGTTGATCTGCGTAGGCGATTGCATTGATTTCTACGATCAGAGCCTCAACTTTCCGGATGCTTTCACCTGGAACTTCTTTGGCGGCACTCCCGCAACTTCATCTTCTCAGAATCCGACGAGTGTCTGTTTCAATGCGCCCGGCACCTATACGATCCAATTGATCGTTGGCAACGCTGCCGGCAGCGACACCCTTACGCTTGCCAACTACATCCGTGTTGAACCCTGCGTCGGACCTACAGCCGATTTCTCGGTCAGCGACTCTTCCGTCTGTGAACGCAGTTGCGTTGACTTCACCGATCAGAGTGTGAACGGCGCGCTCAGTTGGTTGTGGCTGTTCCCCGGCGGAACACCCTCCACTTCCACGGACCCCAGCCCTACCGGCATTTGCTACAATACTCCGGGTTTGTACGATGTCACGCTCATCGTATCGAACGCCTTCGGAGCCGATACGCTCACGAAGTCCGGTTACATGAACATTGAAACCTGTCCGTTACCGGTCGCCAATTTCGCCACCTTCACGCCGGCGATTTGTTCGAATCAGTGCGTCGACTTCTTTGATCAGTCGCAGTTCACCGATACTTCCACGCAGTGGTTTTGGTATTTCCCGGGTGCCACTCCCGACACCAGTACGCTCCGCAACCCGACCAACATCTGTTACCCGCAGGACGGACTGTATGACGTACAATTGATCGTAACGAATTCCTACGGCTCCGATACCACCTTAAAATATTCGTTCATCCAGGTTGAGAGCGTCCCCACAGCCTTTGTCGGGCCCGATACCTCCATGTATTACGGCAGTTCCTACCAGCTGACCGCCGGCGGCGGGGTGACCTACCAATGGTCACCGGCGGCGGGGCTGGACAGCGTGAACAGCGCGACACCGATCGCGACGCCGAATGAAACCACGATCTACACGGTTCAGATCGGTGACGGCACGGGGTGTACCGCTGTCCGTCAGGTGTTGGTGGAGATCCTCTTCAACAACAACTACTTCGTCCCGAATGCCTTCTCTCCGAATGGCGATGGAGCGAACGACTACTTGTTCGTACGGGGGAACAACTTCTTCAGCATGCAATTCACCGTCTTCGACCGCTGGGGCGAACAGGTCTTCGAGACCAAAACGCAAGAGATCGGTTGGGATGGAACCTATAAGGGTAAGGATGCCGTATCAGGTGTTTATACCTGGGTGTTTAAACTATTCTATGCAGACGGTAAAACGGTCAACCAGACCGGCACCGTCCTGTTGATCCGGTAA
- a CDS encoding type IX secretion system membrane protein PorP/SprF, with the protein MQRIDQILREFGRRFLAVAAGCLLTGSLIAQDVHFSQWQTTPMRINPAMTGVFDGTVRFSNNYRSQWSSLGKGYKTIHASLDAPIGKGKLNNGSFFGGGLLVIQDKAGSAELTSTYIEGSLSYTMAMDDAGDHWFSLGFQGGLNQLSLDLTKTTWDAQWNGDKFDPALPSMESIQLQQFAYLDFHAGFMYYFVPNEYNAFNAGASMAHIGSPNISYFVNGEDALPSRYTIHSSGLLSMNRDNFLFFEPRLLGQLQGKQLEVVGGGLLRNKLQFKSRYTNFRKEMYFSFGGYYRFKDAIIAAARFEFKSQKSAFGLGISYDFGTSRLARLGGSANAFEINLSIAGLVPRGQRGSQFNKMPLFF; encoded by the coding sequence ATGCAACGCATTGATCAAATCCTTCGCGAATTCGGGCGCCGCTTTCTGGCGGTGGCTGCAGGATGCCTCCTGACCGGATCTCTCATTGCCCAGGATGTACATTTCTCCCAGTGGCAAACGACCCCCATGCGGATCAACCCGGCCATGACCGGAGTATTCGACGGTACGGTACGTTTCTCGAATAACTACCGGAGTCAGTGGTCATCGCTCGGTAAGGGTTACAAGACCATCCATGCCTCACTCGACGCACCGATCGGAAAAGGCAAGCTGAACAACGGCAGCTTCTTCGGCGGTGGCCTGCTGGTGATCCAGGACAAGGCCGGATCTGCGGAACTGACCTCCACGTATATTGAAGGTTCTCTTTCCTACACCATGGCCATGGACGATGCCGGGGATCACTGGTTCTCGCTCGGTTTCCAGGGAGGGCTCAACCAGTTATCGCTGGATCTCACGAAAACGACCTGGGATGCGCAGTGGAATGGGGACAAGTTCGATCCGGCGCTGCCTTCCATGGAATCGATCCAGTTGCAGCAGTTCGCCTACCTGGACTTCCACGCCGGGTTCATGTACTATTTCGTTCCCAACGAATACAATGCCTTCAATGCCGGCGCCAGTATGGCGCACATCGGCAGCCCGAACATTTCGTATTTCGTCAACGGAGAGGACGCGCTTCCCAGCCGGTACACCATTCACAGTTCAGGTCTGCTTTCGATGAACCGCGACAACTTCCTGTTCTTCGAACCCCGCTTGCTTGGGCAACTGCAGGGAAAACAGCTGGAGGTCGTGGGTGGCGGTCTCCTGCGTAACAAGCTCCAGTTCAAGTCGCGCTACACGAATTTTCGTAAGGAGATGTATTTCAGCTTCGGCGGCTACTACCGGTTCAAAGATGCGATCATCGCCGCGGCCCGGTTCGAATTCAAGTCACAGAAATCCGCCTTTGGACTGGGTATCAGCTACGATTTCGGCACCTCGCGTCTTGCACGCCTGGGAGGTTCTGCGAACGCGTTCGAGATCAACCTCAGTATCGCCGGTCTGGTACCGCGCGGCCAGCGCGGCAGTCAGTTCAACAAGATGCCGCTCTTTTTCTAA
- a CDS encoding bifunctional UDP-N-acetylmuramoyl-tripeptide:D-alanyl-D-alanine ligase/alanine racemase: MSATTYTLRELADIAGAELLLNAPDRDGFTELLTDSRKLVHPEETVFFALSGERHDGHRFIHELSGQGVKNFVVSRLTDALRDLPANFALVPDTLVALQKLASFHRKRFNIPVIGITGSNGKTIVKEWLYQLLRTDKNIVRSPKSYNSQIGVPLSVWGMEPEHALGIFEAGISRTGEMARLAAIIEPTIGLITNIGAPHDENFENRVQKVEEKLRLFPSVHTLIYCRDFPEIHAAVGQLPFRDPACKRFTWSRKVKADLQIGRITRQDDDTEIQGIWQDRFVRIRIPFTDDASIENAIHCWAVLLVIGLSQESIAERMQYLSPVAMRLELKNGINNCSVINDSYNSDLGSLTIALDFICQQKQHAKRTVILSDILQSGRNEETLYEEVAALLQARKIDRLIGIGDALLRQRELFRMPAQFYRSTEAYLREVTTADFRDETILLKGARPFGFEQIGKFLQQKAHETVLEINLDALVHNLNYYRSRLRGSTKIMAMVKAASYGSGSYEIANTLQFHHVDWLAVAYTDEGVELRKAGIGLPIMVMNPEVQNFEAMLRYRLEPEIYSFRLLGQLVDMLRKHDGDPFRIHVKLDTGMHRLGFEEKDIHELAVRLRNHRNIRVQSVFTHLVASDESEHDGFTRLQFERFERMSAVLEEALPQPFLRHALNSSGIFRFNEAQYDMVRLGIGLYGIASTSHEQQQLQQVATLRTTVSQIKHVPLNETVGYSRKGRLKRDSVIATVAIGYADGINRRLGNGIGKFLVNGRLAPIVGNVCMDMCMLDVTDIPVREGDEVIVFGPELPVTKLAESLGTIPYEVLAGISQRVKRVYYQE; this comes from the coding sequence ATGAGCGCAACGACGTATACACTCCGGGAACTTGCTGATATCGCGGGAGCGGAACTGTTGCTGAACGCACCGGACCGCGACGGATTTACCGAACTCCTGACCGACAGCCGAAAACTCGTTCATCCCGAAGAGACCGTTTTCTTCGCCCTCAGTGGCGAACGGCACGATGGCCATCGCTTTATCCATGAACTATCCGGACAAGGTGTAAAGAACTTTGTCGTCAGCCGGCTTACGGACGCCTTGCGGGACCTTCCGGCCAATTTTGCATTGGTGCCCGATACCCTGGTCGCGCTCCAGAAACTGGCATCCTTTCACCGTAAGCGATTCAATATACCCGTCATCGGCATCACCGGCAGCAATGGAAAGACCATTGTCAAGGAATGGCTATATCAATTGCTGCGCACGGATAAAAACATTGTACGTAGTCCGAAAAGCTATAACTCACAAATCGGCGTACCCTTGTCGGTCTGGGGAATGGAGCCCGAACACGCCCTGGGAATCTTTGAAGCGGGTATTTCCCGGACCGGCGAAATGGCCCGACTGGCGGCGATCATTGAGCCGACGATCGGATTGATCACCAATATCGGCGCCCCGCACGACGAAAATTTCGAGAACAGGGTCCAAAAAGTGGAAGAGAAGCTCCGGCTCTTCCCATCCGTTCACACCTTGATCTATTGTCGAGATTTCCCGGAGATCCATGCTGCGGTAGGACAATTGCCATTCCGCGATCCTGCCTGCAAGCGTTTCACCTGGTCGCGGAAGGTCAAAGCCGATCTGCAGATCGGTCGTATCACCCGTCAGGACGACGATACGGAGATCCAGGGTATCTGGCAGGACCGGTTCGTACGCATCCGCATTCCGTTTACCGACGATGCGTCCATCGAGAATGCCATTCACTGCTGGGCCGTGTTGCTGGTCATCGGCCTCAGCCAGGAATCGATTGCGGAACGCATGCAATACCTCAGCCCGGTGGCGATGCGCCTGGAGCTGAAGAATGGCATCAACAATTGTTCGGTCATCAACGACAGCTATAATTCCGATCTCGGCTCGTTGACGATCGCGTTGGATTTCATCTGTCAGCAGAAGCAGCACGCGAAGCGGACGGTGATCCTGTCCGATATCCTGCAAAGCGGGCGCAATGAAGAAACGCTCTACGAGGAAGTGGCAGCGCTCCTGCAAGCCCGCAAGATCGACCGGCTGATCGGGATCGGCGATGCGTTGCTCCGGCAGCGCGAATTGTTCCGCATGCCGGCGCAATTCTATCGCTCTACCGAAGCCTACCTGCGGGAAGTGACCACGGCCGATTTCCGCGATGAGACTATTTTACTGAAGGGCGCACGCCCTTTCGGATTCGAACAGATCGGGAAGTTCCTCCAGCAAAAGGCGCACGAGACGGTGCTGGAGATCAATCTCGATGCGCTCGTGCATAACCTGAATTATTACCGGTCCCGGCTACGCGGCAGCACGAAGATCATGGCGATGGTCAAAGCCGCCTCGTATGGCAGCGGCAGCTACGAGATCGCCAATACCTTGCAGTTCCATCATGTCGACTGGCTAGCGGTAGCGTACACCGATGAAGGGGTAGAGCTGCGGAAAGCCGGAATCGGTTTGCCGATCATGGTCATGAATCCGGAAGTGCAAAATTTCGAAGCGATGTTGCGCTACCGCCTGGAGCCGGAGATTTACAGCTTCCGCCTGTTGGGTCAGTTGGTCGACATGCTGCGCAAACACGACGGCGATCCTTTTCGGATCCATGTGAAACTGGATACCGGCATGCACCGTCTGGGGTTTGAAGAGAAAGACATCCATGAGTTGGCCGTTCGTCTGCGGAACCACAGGAACATCCGGGTGCAGTCCGTTTTCACCCACCTGGTCGCCAGCGACGAGTCGGAGCACGACGGATTTACCCGCCTTCAGTTCGAGCGATTCGAGCGCATGAGCGCCGTGTTGGAAGAAGCGCTCCCGCAGCCGTTTCTCCGGCACGCCCTCAACTCCAGTGGTATTTTCCGATTCAACGAAGCGCAGTACGACATGGTCAGACTGGGGATCGGTCTCTACGGCATCGCCTCTACGAGCCATGAGCAACAGCAATTGCAGCAGGTCGCGACCCTGCGCACGACCGTGTCGCAGATCAAACACGTGCCGTTGAACGAAACCGTCGGGTATTCCAGAAAAGGTCGTCTTAAAAGGGACTCGGTGATCGCAACCGTTGCCATCGGTTATGCGGACGGCATCAACCGTCGACTGGGCAACGGCATCGGGAAGTTCCTCGTCAACGGACGCCTGGCGCCGATCGTTGGCAATGTGTGCATGGACATGTGCATGCTGGATGTTACTGACATTCCCGTGCGCGAAGGCGACGAGGTCATTGTCTTCGGTCCGGAGTTGCCCGTGACGAAACTGGCAGAGTCGTTGGGTACCATCCCATACGAAGTACTCGCCGGTATTTCCCAGCGGGTAAAGCGGGTGTATTATCAGGAATAA
- a CDS encoding thymidine kinase, with amino-acid sequence MFLEHLRNSDPHRGHIEVICGSMFSGKTEELIRRLKRARIARQKVEIFKPKLDTRYDEVNVVSHDSNFIPSTPVDSSTNILLLANEVEVVGVDEAQFFDDELPAVCQALANRGIRVIVAGLDMDFLGRPFGPMPQMLAIAEYVSKVHAICIRCGNLANYSHRTVQNSSRILLGEQESYVPLCRACFNEELKNTPGT; translated from the coding sequence ATGTTTCTCGAGCACCTCAGGAATTCCGATCCCCACCGGGGACATATCGAAGTGATTTGCGGCAGTATGTTCTCCGGCAAGACGGAGGAACTCATCCGTCGCCTCAAGCGCGCCCGCATCGCCCGCCAGAAAGTGGAGATCTTCAAGCCGAAGCTGGACACCCGGTATGATGAAGTGAATGTCGTATCGCACGACTCGAATTTCATTCCTTCCACACCGGTGGACTCCTCCACCAATATCCTGCTGCTCGCGAACGAGGTGGAAGTCGTGGGCGTTGACGAAGCACAATTTTTCGACGATGAACTGCCGGCGGTTTGTCAGGCGCTTGCCAACCGGGGGATACGCGTGATCGTGGCCGGTCTCGACATGGATTTTCTGGGCCGTCCGTTCGGCCCGATGCCCCAGATGTTGGCCATCGCGGAGTATGTTTCCAAGGTTCACGCCATCTGCATCCGTTGCGGCAACCTGGCCAACTATTCGCACCGCACGGTGCAGAATTCTTCGCGGATCCTGCTGGGCGAACAGGAGTCGTATGTTCCCTTGTGCAGAGCCTGCTTCAACGAAGAACTCAAGAACACGCCCGGAACCTGA